From Pungitius pungitius chromosome 9, fPunPun2.1, whole genome shotgun sequence, one genomic window encodes:
- the cep170ab gene encoding centrosomal protein of 170 kDa isoform X2, with protein sequence MSLTSWFLVSGVGTRHRLPREMIFVGRDDCELMLQSRSVDKQHAVINYEPNADEHKVKDLGSLNGTFVNDVRIQEQIYVTLQIEDKLRFGYDTNLFTVVRGEMHIPEEALKHEKFSSQLQLSLKKLPEGESSKCDAKLSEAALAAACGGAHAKPPEASRLEDKTTDVAVLHRITPLYGQPAWWGDGDPHNQQPGRPEEKSSDRKREKADADIKKSAAVPKSSAQTAFNQEPSYFEIPTKEALSAVKDSRESPSRELDPGAASAAEPIQGHASYTIEFDPGASGKVTVKDRVAKVGPETKPRPKRAVGEELSPLQTAMVAAEVKVADWLAQNELPIALKDAVAEDDGESVKSDVPVQLKSLKGSKHEDGTQSDSENALGEQRRAAAMEQRSWGLWGGAGRKFREGRANVPEGLFAEEDSPARRRKTSTPNAASGFAERQRGEARPSGREECYHHGDDYSDRGTYTIEVENGDQEEKEARKMIDKVFGVDEQETVCASRLVVAEQRESLPSQRSGMGGRGKPARMETEVLSEQLMVGGPRWVSQWATLAASHIRTDPEGSGGDSHIMVTEDRAEISESSHSASFASSGHTERKRRTLPQLPGEELALGRRTPGAGLLTEMGEKQDTELQEKESQEEKTARGKTRRGHGSGGVGSLGGSPSRSSPAKSQDSAGGRSAQSGMLAKLPPRPLTSGEKRMEEVQRRKKEEEKARESSGKPLFRQESFTVDKPSSNVPIELRPHIDGLTGCRVTQSRETLHKDSEAVAAFLETTVSDQGDPPSRSIEGSMSPESDVDTTSTVSQADGARKVIQKRRTLAGQQKERTVVCSSGKSSAWNRETQDRRVKTRASGPAQTARPWTSLDLTDDDVNSNSLPSDSQHTSTQEYRSATVRAQTGSTTIAASTKSSRAKIAQAPTSAATGKPTNAPKPRPTRASLLRRARLGEPSDNEAAELDRMSVASEASTASSTSRTGMARRGMSRIEALAQPRRPRVGSPSAQSDSEATVTRSRGLGARSVAGDYAIRQGLRGSNVTSGSGPRARANSASKLPDKNRGPSSSYGHVPPASGTRWRRVPIEYASTSEDEYGSNRHMSKQSHARPFPSTRVAQLGGSAPATPNPTGLSALRQNSREQDEYMRDWTAHSEEIARISQDLAKDLAMLAREIHDVAGDIDSVSPAATDPAAPIEEHVFEDSSDPSGPPPEPSSIVGTNGRFVELRPPRGSGGHSARSIRRQTWNRDDAVLDSLLLASVTQLSARIRQSVDKTTCKIRILFKDKERKWEEIENKLQAERDSLLLRSSNKEISTILQDLRRVERQLLVIDMMVDPDGTLDALSSLGLTSPLTEQRIGPGNQQGVSLLHPGAEASSSTASGLEGRTAESSRPLDQSEATRREPGPQKSPKSYN encoded by the exons ATGAGTCTGACTTCCTGGTTCCTGGTGAGCGGCGTGGGGACGCGTCACCGTCTCCCCAGAGAGATGATCTTCGTGGGGAGGGACGACTGTGAGCTGATGCTGCAG TCCCGCAGTGTGGACAAGCAGCACGCCGTCATCAACTATGAGCCGAATGCAGATGAACATAAAGTGAAGGACCTGGGCAGCCTAAACGGG aCATTTGTAAATGATGTCAGAATACAGGAGCAAATCTACGTCACACTGCAAATTGAAGACAAATTGAGGTTTGGATACGATA CCAACCTGTTCACTGTGGTTCGAGGGGAGATGCATATTCCAGAGGAGGCCCTCAAG CATGAGAAGTTCAGCAGCCAGCTGCAGCTGAGCCTGAAGAAACTTCCAGAGGGGGAATCGAGTAAATGTGATGCCAAACTCTCTGAGGCAGCATTAGCAGCAGCATGTGGCGGGGCCCATGCAAAGCCCCCCGAGGCCAGCAGGCTGGAGGATAAGACCACAG ACGTAGCAGTGTTGCACAGAATCACGCCCCTCTATGGTCAGCCGGCCTGGTGGGGAGATGGAGACCCTCACAACCAGCAACCAGGGAGGCCAGAGGAGAAAAGCTCAGAtcgaaagagagagaaagctgaTGCAG ATATCAAGAAAAGTGCAGCGGTCCCAAAGTCTTCCGCCCAAACGGCTTTTAATCAGGAGCCCAGCTACTTTGAGATCCCGACCAAGGAAGCTCTCTCAGCCGTTAAAGACAGCAGGGAATCCCCGTCCCGAGAACTAGACCCTGGTGCCGCCTCTGCTGCAGAGCCCATCCAGGGCCACGCCTCCTACACCATTGAGTTTGACCCCGGTGCGTCGGGTAAAGTGACCGTCAAAGACAGAGTGGCAAAGGTGGGACCGGAGACCAAGCCTCGTCCGAAAAGGGCTGTCGGGGAGGAGCTGAGTCCACTTCAGACGGCCATGGTGGCTGCCGAGGTGAAAGTTGCCGACTGGCTGGCCCAGAACGAGCTGCCGATCGCTCTGAAAGACGCGGTTGCAGAGGACGACGGGGAGAGCGTGAAGAGCGACGTGCCAGTGCAGCTGAAGAGTCTCAAAG GCAGCAAACACGAGGACGGAACTCAGAGTGACTCAGAGAACGCACTCGGAGAGCAGCGCAGGGCCGCGGCAATGGAGCAGCGCTCCTGGGGGCTCTGGGGCGGTGCAGGGAGGAAGTTCAGAGAGGGTCGCGCCAACGTGCCAGAGGGGCTCTTCGCGGAGGAGGACAGTCCCGCCCGCCGCCGTAAAACCTCCACTCCCAACGCGGCGAGTGGCTTCGCGGAGAGGCAACGTGGAGAGGCTCGACCGAGTGGCCGGGAGGAGTGCTATCACCACGGGGATGATTACAGCGACAGAGGGACCTACACCATTGAGGTGGAGAATGGAGatcaggaggagaaagaggcaaGGAAAATGATTGACAAG GTGTTTGGCGTGGACGAGCAGGAGACTGTGTGCGCGTCCAGGTTGGTGGTTGCTGAACAACGAGAGAGTCTGCCATCGCAGAGGTCCGGGATGGGAGGCAGAGGAAAGCCCGCACGCATGGAGACAGAG GTGCTATCTGAGCAGCTGATGGTGGGTGGTCCTCGCTGGGTCTCGCAGTGGGCCACTCTGGCAGCCAGTCACATTCGGACAGACCCTGAGGGATCAGGAGGGGACAGTCACATCATGGTCACAGAAGACAGAG CTGAAATAAGTGAGTCGAGCCACTCAGCCTCCTTTGCCTCGTCTGGACACACGGAGCGTAAGAGGAGAACCCTGCCCCAGCTCCCTGGTGAGGAGCTCGCCCTGGGAAGGAGGACCCCAGGCGCGGGCCTGCTTACAGAAATGGGGGAGAAACAGGACACCGAGCTACAAGAGAAGGAGAGCCAGGAGGAGAAGACGGCCAGGGGAAAGACTCGCCGCGGTCATGGCAGCGGGGGTGTGGGCAGTCTGGGCGGGAGCCCCAGCCGCTCCTCACCGGCCAAGTCGCAGGACAGCGCCGGCGGGCGCTCAGCGCAGTCTGGCATGTTGGCCAAGCTGCCCCCTCGTCCCCTGACCAGCGGGGAGAAACGGatggaggaggtgcagaggaggaaaaaggaagaggagaaggccAGGGAAAGCAGTGGGAAACCATTGTTCAGACAAGAGAGCTTCACTGTTGACAAACCCAGCTCAAACGTGCCCATTGAGCTCAGGCCTCACATCGATGGGCTCACAGGCTGCAGAGTGACCCAGAGCAGGGAGACGCTGCACAAAGACTCCGAAGCTGTGGCCGCCTTCTTGGAGACGACGGTGTCAGACCAAGGTGATCCACCAAGTCGGTCCATTGAAGGCTCCATGTCCCCGGAGTCTGACGTGGACACGACCAGCACAGTGAGTCAAGCCGACGGAGCGAGGAAAGTCATCCAGAAACGGCGGACTCTTGCAGGGCAGCAGAAGGAGAGAACGGTAGTGTGCTCGTCGGGGAAAAGCTCGGCCTGGAACAGAGAGACCCAGGACAGGCGGGTCAAGACCAGGGCATCTGGTCCCGCGCAGACCGCTCGCCCCTGGACCTCCCTGGACCTCACCGACGATGACGTCAACTCCAACTCCCTCCCGTCCGACTCCCAGCACACCTCTACGCAGGAGTACAGAAGCGCAACCGTTAGGGCCCAGACTGGGAGCACGACAATCGCGGCCAGCACCAAGTCTAGTCGGGCGAAAATCGCTCAGGCCCCAACGTCTGCCGCAACTGGAAAACCCACGAATGCCCCTAAGCCCAGGCCCACCAGGGCGTCGCTGCTGAGACGAGCCCGGCTCGGGGAGCCCTCAGACAATGAAGCAGCTGAGCTCGACCGGATGTCGGTCGCCTCGGAGGCCTCCACCGCCAGCTCCACGTCCAGGACAGGCATGGCGAGGAGGGGGATGTCCAGGATAGAGGCTTTGGCGCAGCCCAGGAGGCCGAGGGTGGGCTCCCCATCAGCTCAGAGTGACTCCGAGGCCACTGTGACGAGGAGTAGGGGTCTAGGGGCCCGGAGTGTTGCAGGTGATTATGCCATCCGACAAGGACTGAGAGGATCCAATGTGACCTCAGGGTCTGGACCAAGAGCCAGGGCTAACAGCGCCTCCAAGCTGCCCGACAAGAATAGAGGGCCGTCCTCCTCCTACGGACATGTCCCTCCTGCGT CTGGCACTCGATGGCGCCGCGTACCCATAGAGTATGCCTCCACCTCGGAGGATGAGTACGGCTCAAATCGCCACATGTCCAAGCAGAGCCACGCACGTCCTTTCCCCTCCACTCGGGTTGCCCAGCTAGGAGGTTCAGCCCCAGCAACTCCTAATCCTACAGGCCTATCCGCCCTGAGGCAGAACTCCAGGGAACAAGACGAGTATATGAGAGACTGGACAGCACACAGCGAGGAAATAGCCAG AATTAGCCAAGACCTAGCCAAGGACCTCGCCATGCTTGCCAGAGAGATCCACGATGTGGCCGGAGACATCGACTCAGTCAGCCCGGCAGCCACCGACCCTGCAGCTCCG ATCGAGGAGCATGTCTTTGAGGACAGCTCGGACCCAAGCGGCCCGCCTCCAGAGCCCAGCAGCATTGTGGGAACCAACGGCCGGTTTGTGGAGCTCCGCCCGCCCCGGGGCTCCGGCGGACACAGCGCCCGCTCCATCCGCCGGCAGACGTGGAACAGAGATGAT GCGGTGTTGGACAGTTTACTGCTAGCATCAGTGACTCAGCTCTCAGCGAGGATACGTCAGTCTGTCGACAAAACAACCTGCAAAATAAG GATCCTCTTCAAGGATAAAGAACGAAAATGGGAAGAGATTGAGAACAAACTGCAGGCTGAGCGTGACTCCTTACTCCTCAGGAGCTCCAATAAG GAGATTTCAACCATTCTTCAGGACCTGAGAAGAGTGGAGAGACAGCTGCTCG TAATTGACATGATGGTGGACCCTGACGGCACCCTGGATGCCCTGTCCAGTCTGGGCCTGACCAGCCCTCTGACTGAGCAGAGGATCGGCCCTGGGAATCAGCAGGGGGTGTCGCTGTTGCACCCTGGAGCGGAAGCGTCCTCCAGCACAGCCTCCGGGCTTGAAGGACGGACCGCTGAATCCTCCCGACCTTTAGACCAATCAGAGGCAACAAGGCGAGAGCCGGGGCCCCAAAAGAGCCCCAAATCCTACAACTGA
- the cep170ab gene encoding centrosomal protein of 170 kDa isoform X1 — translation MSLTSWFLVSGVGTRHRLPREMIFVGRDDCELMLQSRSVDKQHAVINYEPNADEHKVKDLGSLNGTFVNDVRIQEQIYVTLQIEDKLRFGYDTNLFTVVRGEMHIPEEALKHEKFSSQLQLSLKKLPEGESSKCDAKLSEAALAAACGGAHAKPPEASRLEDKTTGDVAVLHRITPLYGQPAWWGDGDPHNQQPGRPEEKSSDRKREKADADIKKSAAVPKSSAQTAFNQEPSYFEIPTKEALSAVKDSRESPSRELDPGAASAAEPIQGHASYTIEFDPGASGKVTVKDRVAKVGPETKPRPKRAVGEELSPLQTAMVAAEVKVADWLAQNELPIALKDAVAEDDGESVKSDVPVQLKSLKGSKHEDGTQSDSENALGEQRRAAAMEQRSWGLWGGAGRKFREGRANVPEGLFAEEDSPARRRKTSTPNAASGFAERQRGEARPSGREECYHHGDDYSDRGTYTIEVENGDQEEKEARKMIDKVFGVDEQETVCASRLVVAEQRESLPSQRSGMGGRGKPARMETEVLSEQLMVGGPRWVSQWATLAASHIRTDPEGSGGDSHIMVTEDRAEISESSHSASFASSGHTERKRRTLPQLPGEELALGRRTPGAGLLTEMGEKQDTELQEKESQEEKTARGKTRRGHGSGGVGSLGGSPSRSSPAKSQDSAGGRSAQSGMLAKLPPRPLTSGEKRMEEVQRRKKEEEKARESSGKPLFRQESFTVDKPSSNVPIELRPHIDGLTGCRVTQSRETLHKDSEAVAAFLETTVSDQGDPPSRSIEGSMSPESDVDTTSTVSQADGARKVIQKRRTLAGQQKERTVVCSSGKSSAWNRETQDRRVKTRASGPAQTARPWTSLDLTDDDVNSNSLPSDSQHTSTQEYRSATVRAQTGSTTIAASTKSSRAKIAQAPTSAATGKPTNAPKPRPTRASLLRRARLGEPSDNEAAELDRMSVASEASTASSTSRTGMARRGMSRIEALAQPRRPRVGSPSAQSDSEATVTRSRGLGARSVAGDYAIRQGLRGSNVTSGSGPRARANSASKLPDKNRGPSSSYGHVPPASGTRWRRVPIEYASTSEDEYGSNRHMSKQSHARPFPSTRVAQLGGSAPATPNPTGLSALRQNSREQDEYMRDWTAHSEEIARISQDLAKDLAMLAREIHDVAGDIDSVSPAATDPAAPIEEHVFEDSSDPSGPPPEPSSIVGTNGRFVELRPPRGSGGHSARSIRRQTWNRDDAVLDSLLLASVTQLSARIRQSVDKTTCKIRILFKDKERKWEEIENKLQAERDSLLLRSSNKEISTILQDLRRVERQLLVIDMMVDPDGTLDALSSLGLTSPLTEQRIGPGNQQGVSLLHPGAEASSSTASGLEGRTAESSRPLDQSEATRREPGPQKSPKSYN, via the exons ATGAGTCTGACTTCCTGGTTCCTGGTGAGCGGCGTGGGGACGCGTCACCGTCTCCCCAGAGAGATGATCTTCGTGGGGAGGGACGACTGTGAGCTGATGCTGCAG TCCCGCAGTGTGGACAAGCAGCACGCCGTCATCAACTATGAGCCGAATGCAGATGAACATAAAGTGAAGGACCTGGGCAGCCTAAACGGG aCATTTGTAAATGATGTCAGAATACAGGAGCAAATCTACGTCACACTGCAAATTGAAGACAAATTGAGGTTTGGATACGATA CCAACCTGTTCACTGTGGTTCGAGGGGAGATGCATATTCCAGAGGAGGCCCTCAAG CATGAGAAGTTCAGCAGCCAGCTGCAGCTGAGCCTGAAGAAACTTCCAGAGGGGGAATCGAGTAAATGTGATGCCAAACTCTCTGAGGCAGCATTAGCAGCAGCATGTGGCGGGGCCCATGCAAAGCCCCCCGAGGCCAGCAGGCTGGAGGATAAGACCACAG GAGACGTAGCAGTGTTGCACAGAATCACGCCCCTCTATGGTCAGCCGGCCTGGTGGGGAGATGGAGACCCTCACAACCAGCAACCAGGGAGGCCAGAGGAGAAAAGCTCAGAtcgaaagagagagaaagctgaTGCAG ATATCAAGAAAAGTGCAGCGGTCCCAAAGTCTTCCGCCCAAACGGCTTTTAATCAGGAGCCCAGCTACTTTGAGATCCCGACCAAGGAAGCTCTCTCAGCCGTTAAAGACAGCAGGGAATCCCCGTCCCGAGAACTAGACCCTGGTGCCGCCTCTGCTGCAGAGCCCATCCAGGGCCACGCCTCCTACACCATTGAGTTTGACCCCGGTGCGTCGGGTAAAGTGACCGTCAAAGACAGAGTGGCAAAGGTGGGACCGGAGACCAAGCCTCGTCCGAAAAGGGCTGTCGGGGAGGAGCTGAGTCCACTTCAGACGGCCATGGTGGCTGCCGAGGTGAAAGTTGCCGACTGGCTGGCCCAGAACGAGCTGCCGATCGCTCTGAAAGACGCGGTTGCAGAGGACGACGGGGAGAGCGTGAAGAGCGACGTGCCAGTGCAGCTGAAGAGTCTCAAAG GCAGCAAACACGAGGACGGAACTCAGAGTGACTCAGAGAACGCACTCGGAGAGCAGCGCAGGGCCGCGGCAATGGAGCAGCGCTCCTGGGGGCTCTGGGGCGGTGCAGGGAGGAAGTTCAGAGAGGGTCGCGCCAACGTGCCAGAGGGGCTCTTCGCGGAGGAGGACAGTCCCGCCCGCCGCCGTAAAACCTCCACTCCCAACGCGGCGAGTGGCTTCGCGGAGAGGCAACGTGGAGAGGCTCGACCGAGTGGCCGGGAGGAGTGCTATCACCACGGGGATGATTACAGCGACAGAGGGACCTACACCATTGAGGTGGAGAATGGAGatcaggaggagaaagaggcaaGGAAAATGATTGACAAG GTGTTTGGCGTGGACGAGCAGGAGACTGTGTGCGCGTCCAGGTTGGTGGTTGCTGAACAACGAGAGAGTCTGCCATCGCAGAGGTCCGGGATGGGAGGCAGAGGAAAGCCCGCACGCATGGAGACAGAG GTGCTATCTGAGCAGCTGATGGTGGGTGGTCCTCGCTGGGTCTCGCAGTGGGCCACTCTGGCAGCCAGTCACATTCGGACAGACCCTGAGGGATCAGGAGGGGACAGTCACATCATGGTCACAGAAGACAGAG CTGAAATAAGTGAGTCGAGCCACTCAGCCTCCTTTGCCTCGTCTGGACACACGGAGCGTAAGAGGAGAACCCTGCCCCAGCTCCCTGGTGAGGAGCTCGCCCTGGGAAGGAGGACCCCAGGCGCGGGCCTGCTTACAGAAATGGGGGAGAAACAGGACACCGAGCTACAAGAGAAGGAGAGCCAGGAGGAGAAGACGGCCAGGGGAAAGACTCGCCGCGGTCATGGCAGCGGGGGTGTGGGCAGTCTGGGCGGGAGCCCCAGCCGCTCCTCACCGGCCAAGTCGCAGGACAGCGCCGGCGGGCGCTCAGCGCAGTCTGGCATGTTGGCCAAGCTGCCCCCTCGTCCCCTGACCAGCGGGGAGAAACGGatggaggaggtgcagaggaggaaaaaggaagaggagaaggccAGGGAAAGCAGTGGGAAACCATTGTTCAGACAAGAGAGCTTCACTGTTGACAAACCCAGCTCAAACGTGCCCATTGAGCTCAGGCCTCACATCGATGGGCTCACAGGCTGCAGAGTGACCCAGAGCAGGGAGACGCTGCACAAAGACTCCGAAGCTGTGGCCGCCTTCTTGGAGACGACGGTGTCAGACCAAGGTGATCCACCAAGTCGGTCCATTGAAGGCTCCATGTCCCCGGAGTCTGACGTGGACACGACCAGCACAGTGAGTCAAGCCGACGGAGCGAGGAAAGTCATCCAGAAACGGCGGACTCTTGCAGGGCAGCAGAAGGAGAGAACGGTAGTGTGCTCGTCGGGGAAAAGCTCGGCCTGGAACAGAGAGACCCAGGACAGGCGGGTCAAGACCAGGGCATCTGGTCCCGCGCAGACCGCTCGCCCCTGGACCTCCCTGGACCTCACCGACGATGACGTCAACTCCAACTCCCTCCCGTCCGACTCCCAGCACACCTCTACGCAGGAGTACAGAAGCGCAACCGTTAGGGCCCAGACTGGGAGCACGACAATCGCGGCCAGCACCAAGTCTAGTCGGGCGAAAATCGCTCAGGCCCCAACGTCTGCCGCAACTGGAAAACCCACGAATGCCCCTAAGCCCAGGCCCACCAGGGCGTCGCTGCTGAGACGAGCCCGGCTCGGGGAGCCCTCAGACAATGAAGCAGCTGAGCTCGACCGGATGTCGGTCGCCTCGGAGGCCTCCACCGCCAGCTCCACGTCCAGGACAGGCATGGCGAGGAGGGGGATGTCCAGGATAGAGGCTTTGGCGCAGCCCAGGAGGCCGAGGGTGGGCTCCCCATCAGCTCAGAGTGACTCCGAGGCCACTGTGACGAGGAGTAGGGGTCTAGGGGCCCGGAGTGTTGCAGGTGATTATGCCATCCGACAAGGACTGAGAGGATCCAATGTGACCTCAGGGTCTGGACCAAGAGCCAGGGCTAACAGCGCCTCCAAGCTGCCCGACAAGAATAGAGGGCCGTCCTCCTCCTACGGACATGTCCCTCCTGCGT CTGGCACTCGATGGCGCCGCGTACCCATAGAGTATGCCTCCACCTCGGAGGATGAGTACGGCTCAAATCGCCACATGTCCAAGCAGAGCCACGCACGTCCTTTCCCCTCCACTCGGGTTGCCCAGCTAGGAGGTTCAGCCCCAGCAACTCCTAATCCTACAGGCCTATCCGCCCTGAGGCAGAACTCCAGGGAACAAGACGAGTATATGAGAGACTGGACAGCACACAGCGAGGAAATAGCCAG AATTAGCCAAGACCTAGCCAAGGACCTCGCCATGCTTGCCAGAGAGATCCACGATGTGGCCGGAGACATCGACTCAGTCAGCCCGGCAGCCACCGACCCTGCAGCTCCG ATCGAGGAGCATGTCTTTGAGGACAGCTCGGACCCAAGCGGCCCGCCTCCAGAGCCCAGCAGCATTGTGGGAACCAACGGCCGGTTTGTGGAGCTCCGCCCGCCCCGGGGCTCCGGCGGACACAGCGCCCGCTCCATCCGCCGGCAGACGTGGAACAGAGATGAT GCGGTGTTGGACAGTTTACTGCTAGCATCAGTGACTCAGCTCTCAGCGAGGATACGTCAGTCTGTCGACAAAACAACCTGCAAAATAAG GATCCTCTTCAAGGATAAAGAACGAAAATGGGAAGAGATTGAGAACAAACTGCAGGCTGAGCGTGACTCCTTACTCCTCAGGAGCTCCAATAAG GAGATTTCAACCATTCTTCAGGACCTGAGAAGAGTGGAGAGACAGCTGCTCG TAATTGACATGATGGTGGACCCTGACGGCACCCTGGATGCCCTGTCCAGTCTGGGCCTGACCAGCCCTCTGACTGAGCAGAGGATCGGCCCTGGGAATCAGCAGGGGGTGTCGCTGTTGCACCCTGGAGCGGAAGCGTCCTCCAGCACAGCCTCCGGGCTTGAAGGACGGACCGCTGAATCCTCCCGACCTTTAGACCAATCAGAGGCAACAAGGCGAGAGCCGGGGCCCCAAAAGAGCCCCAAATCCTACAACTGA